The following are encoded together in the Arcticibacterium luteifluviistationis genome:
- a CDS encoding DUF1003 domain-containing protein: MTKDKSAISGKSLLESQKVNLKSLRHSISQLIYADYPDIAKNGCISREELNYYREKYLVQILGKNLEEITEQEKLVIESITNHTTLVDNSNLELSQPTLGQRIADKVATFGGSWTFIISFGFFILVWICVNIYWLANKGFDPYPFILLNLILSCLASMQAPVIMMSQNRKDEKDRIEAEKDYLINLKSELEIRTLHEKIDHLMLHQQQELLEMQKIQVEMLNDILNK, encoded by the coding sequence ATGACTAAGGACAAAAGTGCTATATCGGGAAAGAGCCTATTAGAAAGCCAAAAGGTAAATCTAAAGTCGCTAAGACACAGCATAAGCCAATTAATTTATGCCGACTATCCAGACATAGCCAAAAACGGATGCATCTCCAGAGAAGAGTTAAATTACTACCGAGAAAAGTATTTAGTCCAAATCTTAGGAAAGAATCTGGAGGAAATAACAGAACAAGAAAAATTAGTCATTGAGTCTATCACCAATCATACAACCTTGGTAGACAACTCTAATTTAGAGTTGAGTCAACCTACACTTGGACAGCGAATTGCTGACAAAGTTGCGACTTTTGGCGGTAGCTGGACCTTTATCATATCTTTTGGTTTTTTCATACTCGTCTGGATTTGTGTGAACATTTACTGGCTCGCCAACAAAGGCTTTGACCCCTACCCTTTTATTCTTTTGAATCTCATTTTATCATGTTTGGCATCTATGCAGGCTCCGGTAATTATGATGAGTCAAAACAGGAAGGATGAAAAAGATAGAATTGAAGCCGAAAAGGACTATTTAATAAACCTAAAATCCGAATTAGAGATCAGGACTTTGCATGAGAAAATTGACCATTTGATGCTTCATCAGCAACAGGAGTTACTTGAAATGCAGAAAATTCAGGTAGAAATGTTAAACGACATTCTAAACAAGTAA